GAGCGAGCGGCTCTAATGTTCTATGTCACCTGCAAATAACCCGGGCAGGGCTCGAAAAAGCACCTCCACCACCTCCACAATCCACACCAACACCACGTCCTCGCCACACACAAAAGTCCGTCAAAATGAGCCCGGAAGGCTGGCTCCCGCAGCCCACCTTGCTCCTCACTGGCCTCACCTTGCTGCTCTCGCTGGGTAAGTGTCGGCTTGAGCCCCCCTTGCAtgtgcccagctggggattCAGCCGTGTCCCGGCCAGGAGCCCTGCCGTGTGCCAGCCTGGTGGCACCGTGCCGCAGGGGTGGGGATGGTGGTCTGGCCCTGCGGAGAGCCGGCAGCCAGGGTGACCTGCTTTCGGGCGGGGTGGGGGCTCTGCTGCATCTCCTCCTAAAAACGCGCTGCATGCCGAgcacagagcccctggcaggccgggcagggcagcggGCTGcgtggggacagggctgtgctgccaggggggacagggctgccttGTTGGGGCTGCCAggtgggctgtgctgccctgtgcctgtccTTTGGGTGCTGTGCTGACCTGTGCCTGCTGTCCTTTGGGgactgccaggggctgtgctgccctgtgcctgtcccttgGGGGCTGCGCTGCTTTGTGGCTGTCCCTTGGGTGCTGCTaggtgggctctgctgccttgtCACAGCTGCCAGGTGGCTGCGCTGCCCTGTGGCCGTCCTTTgggtgctggcagtggctgtgctaCCCTGTGGCTGTCCTTTGGGTGCTTCAGGGGcactgtggctgtggctgtccccGAGCCAGTGGCCATGCTGGGGCCCTGCTCCGTGcatgccctgcagcagcagcagcagcagcagcagtgcgcTGTCAGCAGCTCCACAGCCGAACCGATTGCTCCTCTGAAGCACCGTCCCTCCTGCCGGGCTGCTTATCCCCGAGGAGAGAGCCTGGGAAAGGAGGGTACAAAACCCGGTCAGGGCTGCTGTGGTTGTCCCCCCAGCCTGGGTGCAGCTTGACAGAGCGCTGGGGGGACACGGCCTGGATGGTCCTTGGGGTTCTGGGGGTTCCTTCCCCCACCTCTGTTGTCCCCCAGGGCTGAGTGCCCAGCCAGTGGCAAAGTTTGGACCCACTTGGGTGCCCCTAGGTCCTGCCAGGCCGTGGTGTCCCTGCTTGGGGTGGTGACAGGTTTGCTGCTGGTAGCACCTCATCCCTCTGTAGAGCCCTGAGGACACAGGATAAGGCCAGGTCACCCACCTGCAGGCACACAGGGCCCCGTGGCAGGGAGGGCCACTCAGACAATGATTCCATGCAGGGATGCCCTCCAACCACTCCTGCTGGGACaggccagctctgggctcttcTCTCCCATCCCTGAGAGGTTTTCTTGGAGGCATCAAAGGTGGTGGCTGCcacggggcagcaaggctgtgACACTGCCTTGGGACACTTCTTCCTGCCTGTGGTGCTGTGCCCATGCACCATCCCCATGCAccagctgtgcccatccctgtaTCCCTGAGCCCCGTGggagccctccctgctctggggctggatgtggggtgtccccatggctgccagcacagccaggagccaTCCCAGGGTTTGGCCATACTGCTGTGCCCCCAGGAGCCTCAGGGTGCTGCTGGGTCCCAcctggcagtgggagctgctcggcagagctgtgcctgcagctcgGGCGAGGCTCCTGTCcctggctgcagagcctggcccctTTCCTGCCCTGCTTGCAGGCGGAGCGCAGCGGAGCAGCCCTGACATGAGCCCAGCTTGGCCTCGGCAAGAAGGTTTgagagcaaagagcagcagccCGAGGGGAGAGGTGAGGTGATCATTAAAGCACctggtggcagtgtccctgtgcctgccctggaGGGTGTCACGGCCCCCCCAGGACACTctggtccctcccagctgtccccgtgtccctgtgcccctcagGGCCTGGTGTTTGCAGCCAGcgtggctgcacagcagcctgttcccctagcccagcctggggaccagtgAGGAGCTGAGTGTGGGTGCTGCtgaggggagctgcagggaaggaTGGAGGAgtgagcagggcacagccccccatccctgccctccccaggtgagtcctgccctgccagctgcaccAGGACCTGCCCCTCTTTCTCAGCAAGGCCAGGGATCAGGGACTGGCCTTGTCCCCCAGCAGAGACCTGGATCTCTCTGGTCATTCCCAGCTGGAGAATCCTTGCTGGCAGGGATCTGCATTCCCCAGAGCCCGCGGCAGATGCCGGCCCTCCTGTGTCCTGCCGGGAATGCAGTGTGATGAGCTCAGCCGTAATTTGCGCGCGGCTGTGGCGCCGACCCCGCGTGCTGACGCTGCAGCCTCGCACAGCGCCATCGATCCCGCAGCGGCACAGCCCcggggacagccaggagcagggctggcctgcAGGCGGCACCAgggtggcacagcagggacatcagccctggcacagcagggacatcagccctggcacagcagggatgatgctctgcccacccagcccagggacagtgccagggctgctgcccttgttctgctgggcagggaaatTCCGGTCCTGGCTGCATGCAGAGTGTGTGGGTGTGCCTGGAAGGCAGTGCCAGGCCCCAGGGAGAGCTctgtgcaggcagggcagcacgGGGACATGGGCtcagctgccaggctggctgcctgtGACACCCCCAAATCCATCTGCATTCGGCAGCACCCCCGAGACTGGGCATGGAGGTCATGGCCCCTGCCATCATCAATGCCATGAATGGCTCCTCTGTGAAGCTCTCCTGCACCTTCAACTCCTGCTACAAGGTGGAGAACAAGCAGTTTTCCCTCAACTGGACGTACCAGGAGTGCAGTAACTGCTCGGAGGAGCTGGTGAGTCTGGCTGGGGATCTGCTGGGGTCCTGGCACCAGCTCGAAGGGCGTTGCTCGGGGCTTCTTACAGGGCAGCACGTGCAGGGAGGGGGTGCCTGGCTGGGAAACGAGCCCGTGGGGtgccacacgctgcctcaccTGCTGTCCCCACGGCTGCCCAGTTCCTGCAGTTCCGCACCAAGATCATGAACAAGCAGCTGGACCGCTTCGGGAACCGCGTGGAGTTCACCGGCAACCCCGCCAAGTACGACGTGTCCTTCACCCTCAAAAACGTGCAGCTGGAGGACGAGGGCACCTACAACTGCTACGTGCTGAACCCCCCGGACCGGCACCGGGGCCACGGCAAGATCAGCCTGAAGGTGCTCACCAAAGGTCAGTGCTGGGGGCACCCGCGGGGGCAGGGTTTGCTCGCAGAGCCCCGCCTGTCCCCACGGCCACAGCGTGCCCTGAGCCcgtgccctgtgtccccagagcccccgAAGCACGACTCGACGGTGGCCGTGATCGTGGGCGCCTCCGTGGGCGGCTTCCTGGCCGTGGTGATCCTGGTGCTGATGGTGGTGAAGTGCGTGCGCcggaaaaagcagcagaggcTCAACACGGACGACCAGAAGacagaggaggaggggaagaCAGATGGTGAAGGCAACCCGGACGAGGGCACCAAGTAAAGGCCCCCTGCCCgcccctccctcctgtcccctgtaCAGTGTCACCCTCTTGATGTGCTTCCCAGAGCAAGGATTTCTGTCTCCCCAGAGCATCCCTCCTTCCATGCAAACACCCaacccagcctggagcagggcgCAGAGAGAAGGTCCCtggagcctggctgtgctgggcagggctggggaggggggctgAAGCCcctgaggctgagctgggaccagcctgtcccctgctctgagtgccagcgTTGTGAggaggtgctggggacaggctggggtgGGTGAGGGGGGCCCTGTGCAGCCCCCACTCATGGAGGGACTGGAGCAGGGGGTgccaggagggacagaggggtcTGGGCAGCCCCGTGCCCCATTGTCTGCTCTGTGTCCCAGTAGAAAATGTGAGCAGGGGCCAGCAGTCTGCCCTTGGGTCAGGACTCATCCCCAggtgctcctgctgtgcctgggccACTGGCACTGGTGTTCCCATCCCGAGGGATCCTGAGAGCTGCCAGTCTCCTCTTTGCCAGCTCGTGCTCCTCAGggactgtcccaggctgctcaggagTCAAGGCCATGAGCCCACCCAGTGTCTTGGAGCTTTGCAGTGTTTTGGAACCATGAACAGCCCTTGGTGTGTGAGGGATGGACCCTTCTGCCTCTCGGGCTGGTTTGGGGTCTGAGCATCTCAGCCCAAGGTGCTGGGCTGACCTTTTTGTGCTCGTTTCCTTCTTGGGAAGGGTGGTTGTAGTGGAAAATGTCCTGCTGATGTCAAACTGGGGTGGTGGGGAGTGCTGGGGTGAGGCTGCTCGGGACAAGGAGCtgctgaaagggagaggagCTTTTGGGCACTTGCTAGGAAGGACTGGGCACAACAGCAGGCCCAGAGTTAGGACAGCTCTGTcaccctggagcagccctgcgCTGCTGAGACGgcctcctgcagcctccctgcagAGCACTGCACACTGTAACTGCCATGGCAATGCActgccagcctgcccagcccccTGTGCCACCTGCCTCGCCCGGCAGgtgagctctgct
This genomic window from Passer domesticus isolate bPasDom1 chromosome 23, bPasDom1.hap1, whole genome shotgun sequence contains:
- the SCN2B gene encoding sodium channel subunit beta-2 isoform X1 is translated as MSPEGWLPQPTLLLTGLTLLLSLAPPRLGMEVMAPAIINAMNGSSVKLSCTFNSCYKVENKQFSLNWTYQECSNCSEELFLQFRTKIMNKQLDRFGNRVEFTGNPAKYDVSFTLKNVQLEDEGTYNCYVLNPPDRHRGHGKISLKVLTKEPPKHDSTVAVIVGASVGGFLAVVILVLMVVKCVRRKKQQRLNTDDQKTEEEGKTDGEGNPDEGTK
- the SCN2B gene encoding sodium channel subunit beta-2 isoform X2, whose protein sequence is MEVMAPAIINAMNGSSVKLSCTFNSCYKVENKQFSLNWTYQECSNCSEELFLQFRTKIMNKQLDRFGNRVEFTGNPAKYDVSFTLKNVQLEDEGTYNCYVLNPPDRHRGHGKISLKVLTKEPPKHDSTVAVIVGASVGGFLAVVILVLMVVKCVRRKKQQRLNTDDQKTEEEGKTDGEGNPDEGTK